CGGCAACAACAAGTCCCTTGCGGAACTGCAGTTAGCCCTTGACAATCACGTCGGCACAATCATTGTTGATAATTTTTACGAATTAGAATTGTTAAACAAGCTGCTGCCCCAGCAAAAGCAGCCGGTTAACATCATGCTGCGAATTGCGCCCGGTATTTCGGCACATACTCACCGCTACATTCAAACCGGTCAGGTCGACAGCAAATTCGGCTTTGACGTTCAGTCAGGTCAGGCAGAACAAGCACTAAAACAGGTATTACAAAATCCTAAACTGAACTTGCGCGGCTATCACGCTCACATCGGCTCCCAAATTATGGCAGTTGCGGGCTTTACGGCTCTAGTACAAAGAATGGTTCAGCTAGCAGCCACTTGGCAGGAAAAATTTCATTATCAGCCACAGGTTTTAAATTTTGGTGGCGGTTTTGGTATTAAATACACCAACGCCGACCACCCATTAGCCCCGCAGGAGTTTGTTTACGACATGATTCAAACGCTGAAAAAAGAAATCGCTCAAACTAACTTGACTATGCCAGAAGTTTGGCTAGAGCCGGGGCGCTCGATCGTTGGTGAAGCTGGCTACAGCCTCTATACAATCGGGGCGCGCAAAATAATTCCCGGTATTCGCACTTACCTTAGCGTTGACGGTGGCATGGGTGACAATATTCGCCCCGCCCTTTACCAAGCCGAATATCAAGCAGTTTTAGCTGCTAGACCAGAGGCTACGCCAACAGAAACCGTGACAATTGCTGGGCGCTATTGTGAGTCCGGTGACATTCTGATTAAAGATCAGCCGCTACCTGAAAGTACACCCGGTGACATTTTGGCAGTGCTTGCAACGGGAGCTTACGGCTACTCGATGGCTTCCAACTACAATCGTGTAGGTCGTCCAGCCGTTGTCTTTGTGAAAAACGGCCACGCTAAACTCGTCGTCAAGCGCGAATCAATTACGGATTTAACCAGTCTAGACCTAAATTATCTTTAAGTAACATGAGGAAAAGCAATGAAGCAAACTGCACAAGAAATTATTGATTTTATTAGTAACGCACCCAAAAAGACGCCGGTTAAGGTTTACATCCAAGGAAATTTAACTAACCTAACTGTCCCCGAAAGCATTCAGGCTTTTTTAGACGATAAAATTGGGCT
The sequence above is a segment of the Lactobacillus sp. ESL0677 genome. Coding sequences within it:
- the lysA gene encoding diaminopimelate decarboxylase, whose translation is MVNVNSQGHLSIGNCDTLELAKDFGTPLYVYDVSMIRQQLRHFHKAFDKTGVKYAISYASKAFAIRAIDQVIAQENGHLDVVSAGELITAVQAGFPMEHVSFHGNNKSLAELQLALDNHVGTIIVDNFYELELLNKLLPQQKQPVNIMLRIAPGISAHTHRYIQTGQVDSKFGFDVQSGQAEQALKQVLQNPKLNLRGYHAHIGSQIMAVAGFTALVQRMVQLAATWQEKFHYQPQVLNFGGGFGIKYTNADHPLAPQEFVYDMIQTLKKEIAQTNLTMPEVWLEPGRSIVGEAGYSLYTIGARKIIPGIRTYLSVDGGMGDNIRPALYQAEYQAVLAARPEATPTETVTIAGRYCESGDILIKDQPLPESTPGDILAVLATGAYGYSMASNYNRVGRPAVVFVKNGHAKLVVKRESITDLTSLDLNYL